Within the Rosa rugosa chromosome 2, drRosRugo1.1, whole genome shotgun sequence genome, the region TTAATCATTTCTCGTATTAGGCCTCGTACCTGAAGTACGACGGGTAATTCATCATTCATGCCTGAGCATGAATCAGTAAATTCATCATGTCTCAAATTGAGCCTCGTACATAAAGTACGAAGGATTTATTAATCACTACTTCTGAAGTGAATTGGTTTACAAGTGACAAAATCATGTGCTAAATACAATCCTCATACTAGGGATAAAAATTCCCTAAAGCAAAAACATTGTACAAGCAGTCTAGACCACACTCGAATTATGGAAAACGTGTTGGTCCAAATGGCATGATTCTCCTGATAAGACTGCCATACTAAAATGTTAGCGCTCCTAACGAGGCTGCACAAATAAAGCTTGCAAAAGCTATTATAAATGATGTCATGGTTGGACATTTCATCAAATATGTAAATCGCCTGAAGCGTGACATATCTATAGGTTCCAAAGTTTTAACTACTGTGAAGTAGAGGTCATAAAGCCCTATATCACTCTAACGCTCTAAATGAGGTTATGAgtaaaagatccacattctctaAATAAGTTCATCCATGCGATATGACTGTCCTGTAAGAGATACAAGTCTATTGAGAAAGGATGAAAGCCCTAGAAGaggcatgggtacccaatattAATAAGCTATATggatagctaatgcatgcatatgagAATAGTGGGATCACAAAATTGATGATCATCGATGATTGATATTATCtatggtagctaccaaaaattATCAAGGGCTATGATGACATTGAATCACGTTCTCATACAAAATTCGACATTatttattggccaaattggaaagaggcaattccaatgaatttgaaacgtgatgaaatacttggacCTTAACCCTACATGgtacaaaagggtatttactaaagtgaagataaatcactatgacacaatgtctatttatagagacatgagattatgaataccttcccttatacgaatgacaattttctataagtacagtgttacatatagctgttatattgacgagagatttatggcacgttgtcatcgtatattatgaagatcttaaagacacattgctaaaagcaaaatctcaaaagtgAAGTGTCATTGtaagcgtattgcttatcaaatcctcaagggattcaaatacatgaataattcaaatgcaagtccatgaaaggtcgaaagagcctgaagctcactcatggaatcaaagagtcttaagctagctcatatgtactcatttcgttctagtcaacgagatctaaattgccttaatgagtactatgacaagactactatcgaattcgaattatgattataatgttgcaacatattctaactttcgcaTAGTTATGAATTACATAAAGGtcttgaagagcttatatgagacatatcaatacaTAAAGATATTGATATTTATGGCTGGGTATGCCATGGTgatttttcctatgttttaaactatacaaagataaatgtgtcaatttctttatattgtctAGCTTTGTTAGTATTGCTTTAattttgcaggtatgaaaatttgtgatgagcccctatatgcaaagcacacatggtctcacttcagtgatagacacatcaagctactatacatggtacatgtagcttatcgcatacataaatgaggcttgcaacaatcagggggagattcccatcagggggagcatccagaagcatgttacctaggacatatgcgcgttgtgctctttttgtccttcgaccagggttatttttgtcccactgggtttttgttacctggcaaggtttttaacgaggcaacaattagcgcgtccaataccatcattcattggtggacatccaagggggagtgttgtaaatattattatctatgtggatgtccatgtaaatactcattagttatgtactttgatgtaaaccctacctctatataaaggaggctaatgagattGAATGtgacacttctacttcctccctattattctctctccatcttctctctactttataacacttTTACATTTCTTTATTATATCTTACATAtattatgaaataaatataaattaatattttaaaataaaaataataatttaattaaaaatatattattgaATTTTTTAGCGAACTATTACATGAAATTTACAAATAATACACTTAATATTTTTTTAGTATTATACATGTCTCGTTTTTTACTAACAGAGTTATTACCCATTTATTTTTATGAGAAATTTCCCACTCGTGAGTCGCAACCATGAAACCACCTTTGGAGGTGGTGAACAAAGGATATCCATGGCCTTTACTACATATCAACAAAAGCTAAATTCAATTCAGAGAATCAAGAAACATGTTAAGAAATTATTGTGCTACTAGCTTACAATcacatatttattttttcttcatgcGAAAAAGATTAAATGTACACTTTAAAGTGAGGATACATCGACCATACATTGTTTGAAATCATTTTTGTTACACAACTCATTTAACGCTTATGTAAAATGATAGGAGCACCATACTGTGGTTGAAGAATTATAAGTGAGGAAGGAGCATGAGTATAAGATGGAGAAAGCTCAAAAGTGAAGTGTTGCAAGATCAATGATAAGGCCAGTTTCGCTTCTATCATGGCAAAGTTCTGTCCAACACAGATCCGAGGACCGGCTCCGAATGGGAAGAACGAGAGTCGGTTCTTTGTTGCCTTAGAAACTCCTTCAGAAAACCTCTCTGGCTTGAACTCGTTTGCATCATCACCCCACAGTTCCTTATCATGGTGAATGAGCAGTGTAGGTAAGCTGACTTCGACTCCAGCTGGCAATGAGAATTTCTTAAGTTGTGTTTTCTTGTGAACGGTTCGAGACATCATAACCAATGGTGGGTATAGTCGAAGAACTTCAAGTAAAATCATTGTTACCTGGGGGGTAATGCATTCAAGGTTAATATATATCATACAAACCGATCCATCCCCAAAGCAAAATTCATGCACAAAATGCAACAAGCAACTATTATAATCAACAAAAATGTGAGTTTATTCCATCTTGTGTACTTACAACTTTCAGGTGGGTTAGGCCATCAAAGTCTGGCTTGTTGCTTCCAAAGACTTGCAGAACCTCTTGTCTTGCTCGTTCTTGCCAATTCTGATTTTGACTAAGTAAAATCATTGTCCAAACCAGCAACACTGAAGTGGTCTCTTGCCCAGCAAAGTAAAACAGTTTACACTCCTCAATTACATCTTCAATACTCATCCCAACACTTTTGTTGTTCTTCCCATGTTCCTGAATGTCATTCAAGCTTGACTCCAGAAGTGCACCTAATAAGTCATCTTTAGTGGCTTCACCGGCTTTAATGGCCTGCTCTCTTTTAATTATAATACCCTTGAGTAAACCCCTTATTTCTTTGTCAATTTGCTTCATCCTCTTGTTCATCTTAGTTGGTAcaaacctatacaccacaagacATTTAGTTTTATTGAGAAAGTAAGGCATCTATGAAGGAAATCCAATTACAGTTTTGTATT harbors:
- the LOC133728398 gene encoding cytochrome P450 CYP72A219-like; the encoded protein is MEVTVATWAALSLCFVSIIARWVWGVLDWLWFKPKKLERLLREQGLKGNSYRFMYGDLKENANLLEQASSKPMNLSTSHDIVPRVTPFDDQALKTYGKDSFVWIGTSPMVNIMNPEDVKAVLTKMDNFPKPEASPLIKLLAQGIAAYEGEKWVKHRRIINPTFHVEKLKRMFPAFHESCDDMIKEWESSVSKRDSSCELDVFPSLQHLTADVISRTAFGSSYQEGRKIFELLKEQTGYALKAVHTIYIPGWRFVPTKMNKRMKQIDKEIRGLLKGIIIKREQAIKAGEATKDDLLGALLESSLNDIQEHGKNNKSVGMSIEDVIEECKLFYFAGQETTSVLLVWTMILLSQNQNWQERARQEVLQVFGSNKPDFDGLTHLKVVTMILLEVLRLYPPLVMMSRTVHKKTQLKKFSLPAGVEVSLPTLLIHHDKELWGDDANEFKPERFSEGVSKATKNRLSFFPFGAGPRICVGQNFAMIEAKLALSLILQHFTFELSPSYTHAPSSLIILQPQYGAPIILHKR